The following coding sequences lie in one Salvelinus sp. IW2-2015 unplaced genomic scaffold, ASM291031v2 Un_scaffold5362, whole genome shotgun sequence genomic window:
- the LOC112078174 gene encoding zinc finger protein 585A-like gives MNEDSADPSNPPLSCSSTEPNPPESLVPDSNHRDIDNCSEIPRFNIVVNEEEDWDVDNTGESSNSSDGEPAEPEQHQENRRAKKLWRCPECGIEIAHPSNFNRHLRTHTKPAKESSVCPVCGKDFVHPSKLKRHLRTHTGEKPYQCSVCGKRFTLKPHLERHQMTHPGEKQPDATKKHPCSDCGKECFSAYELKMHMRKHTGERPHQCSYCEMSFGCKGTLSRHVRRHTGAPTPKPYQCSQCGKRYESPSRLRQHQTMHTGEKPYECSDCGRSFASTKGLRKHQCSHASNHSNQCTLGISDTASSGSRTMIIKIEDEEQELAINVKEEEEEISVFVYADREKPYQCTTCKNTFVHRSSLARHKKSHTSVAQYSCSECGKEFSQSCTFKIHMQQHTGENPYHCSQCDXSFSASPLHKRHQRVHTKVKPHXCSLCREKFSSSANQSCLHAXXVTSLSQAPGQGSRQQVSAAVEESVVLDVKVKEEEDPAFAERPEHCSESEGSPSTSGLPKQHQGNHTAKKIHVCSVCGKNCHKLSKLQIHMRTHTGEKPYSCSVCGKQFSDKGNLKKHQTLHTGEKLYSCSVCGESFSSSSNLTKHQRTHTGESPVAVAVEECGLTSALVIKVKEEEEDPAFAXRPDHCSESEGSPSTSGLPEQHQGNHTAKKIHCCSVCGKNCHKLSKLQTHMRTHTGEKPYSCSVCGKQFSENGNLKKHQTLHTGEKLYSCSVCGESFSSSSNLTKHQRTHTGESPVSVAVEECGLTSALVIKVKEEEKDPAFAERHDHCTDSEGSPSTSELPEQHQGNHTAKKIHCCSVCGQDCKKLSKLLIHMRIHTGEKPYPCSVCGKQFRVKRHLQDHQTVHTGEKPYVCSKCDKRFGFASALKRHQWLHIEEKPYSCSVCGKGFSLQSRMKEHFLMHSGEKPHSCSVCGKSFSRPDQLKDHSLQHAGKPHHCSVCELSFALSKQLLKHEKTHTGKRPYSCSVCGKSFSEKAYLEDHRSVHTGEKRHPCPDCDKKFGCASSLRKHGLLHIEGKSHSCSVCGKSFSEARYLKEHFRTHTGEKPFSCSVCEKSFARSASLKVHHRYHTGEKPYSCAKCGQSFISSQKLQRHQKTHAGLPPVEFQNPVPIEGEREGEDEEEEVGGLINSDGEAVGWDLHRLDEGSEGRASTSGEPKET, from the exons ATGAATGAG GATTCTGCTGACCCGTCcaatccccctctctcctgctcctccactGAACCCAACCCTCCAGAGTCACTGGTTCCTGACTCTAACCATAGAGACATCGACAACTGCAGTGAAATACCCAGATTTAACATTGTAGTCAAYGAGGAGGAAGACTGGGACGTGGATAATACTG gagagagttCTAACTCTAGTGATGGGGAACCAGCAGAACCTGAACAGCACCAGGAGAATCGTAGAGCTAAGAAGCTTTGGCGCTGCCCAGAATGTGGAATAGAGATCGCTCACCCATCTAATTTCAACAGACacctgagaacacacacaaaacctgCTAAAGAGTCTTCCGTCTGTCCAGTATGTGGAAAAGACTTTGTTCACCCCTCCAAACTGAAGAGACACCTCCGaacacatacaggagagaagccttaccagtGCTCTGTGTGTGGGAAGCGATTCACACTGAAGCCCCACCTGGAAAGACATCAGATGACCCACCCTGGAGAGAAGCAGCCAGACGCGACAAAGAAGCACCCGTGCTCCGATTGTGGAAAGGAATGTTTCTCTGCATATGAACTYAAGATGCACATGAGAAAGCACACAGGGGAGAGACCTCACCAGTGCTCCTACTGCGAGATGAGCTTTGGCTGTAAGGGAACTCTATCGAGACACGTACGACGCCATACAGGAGCACCCACACCAAAACCTTACCAATGCTCACAGTGTGGGAAGAGATACGAGTCACCATCGAGGCTCAGGCAGCATCAGACTatgcacactggagagaaaccttacgaGTGCTCTGATTGCGGGAGGAGTTTCGCTTCGACCAAAGGTCTTCGCAAACATCAATGCAGCCATGCCAGTAACCATAGCAACCAGTGTACACTGGGAATTTCAGATACGGCGTCATCAGGCAGTCGAACTATGATTATCAAGATCGAAGACGAGGAACAGGAGCTGGCAATTAAtgtcaaagaggaggaggaggaaattaGTGTTTTTGTCTATGCTGATAGAGAGAAACCTTACCAGTGTACCACCTGTAAAAATACCTTTGTTCACCGTAGCTCTCTAGCAAGACACAAAAAATCCCACACTAGTGTCGCACAGTACAGCTGCTCAGAATGTGGGAAGGAATTCAGCCAATCGTGTACTTTCAAGATACACATGCAACAGCACACCGGAGAGAACCCGtaccactgctctcagtgtgaTAKGAGTTTCTCAGCTTCACCACTCCACAAAAGACACCAACGAGTTCACACTAAGGTGAAACCTCACKCCTGCTCTCTCTGCAGAGAGAAATTCTCCTCATCAGCAAATCAGTCCTGTCTCCATGCCSYAMCTGTGACTAGCCTGAGCCAAGCTCCTGGACAGGGATCACGGCAGCAGGTGTCTGCAGCGGTAGAGGAGTCTGTTGTACTGGATGTCAaagtgaaagaggaggaagatCCTGCTTTTG CAGAGAGACCTGAACACTGCTCTGAGAGCGAAGGGAGTCCCTCTACATCAGGACTACCCAAACAACACCAGGGGAATCACACAGCTAAGAAGATTCACGTTTGTTCAGTGTGTGGAAAAAACTGTCACAAGTTATCAAAACTACAAATACATATGAGAACtcacacaggagaaaaaccttactcctgctctgtctGTGGGAAGCAATTCAGTGACAAAGGAAACCTGAAAAAACACCAGACGttgcacacaggagagaagctgtACAGTTGCTCCGTGTGCGGGGAGAGTTTCTCTTCATCGTCAAATCTTACCAAACACCAGAGAACGCACACAGGAGAGAGTCCAGTAGCTGTAGCTGTAGAAGAGTGTGGTCTGACATCAGCACTGGTTATCAaagtgaaagaggaggaagaggatccTGCTTTTG CAGRGAGACCTGACCACTGCTCTGAGAGCGAAGGGAGTCCCTCTACATCAGGACTACCTGAACAACACCAGGGGAATCACACAGCTAAGAAGATTCATTGCTGTTCAGTGTGTGGAAAAAACTGTCACAAGTTATCAAAACTACAAACACATATGAGAACTCACACAGGAGAAAAACCGTACTCCTGCTCTGTCTGTGGGAAGCAATTCAGTGAGAATGGAAACCTGAAAAAACACCAGACGttgcacacaggagagaagctgtACAGTTGCTCCGTGTGCGGGGAAAGTTTCTCTTCATCGTCAAATCTTACcaaacaccagagaacacacacaggagagagtccAGTGTCTGTAGCTGTAGAAGAGTGTGGTCTGACATCAGCACTGGTTATCAaagtgaaagaggaggaaaaggatCCTGCTTTTG CAGAGAGACATGACCACTGCACTGACAGTGAAGGGAGTCCATCTACATCAGAACTACCTGAACAACACCAGGGGAATCACACAGCTAAGAAAATTCACTGCTGTTCAGTGTGTGGACAAGACTGCAAAAAGTTATCAAAACTGCTAATACAtatgagaatacacacaggagaaaagccataCCCTTGCTCTGTGTGTGGAAAGCAGTTCCGTGTAAAAAGACATCTCCAAGACCACCAGACagtgcacactggagagaaaccttacgtCTGCTCCAAATGTGACAAGAGGTTTGGTTTCGCCTCAGCCTTGAAAAGGCACCAGTGGTTACACATAGAAGAGaaaccttactcctgctctgtGTGTGGGAAGGGTTTTAGCTTACAATCACGCATGAAGGAACACTTCCTGATGCACTCAGGAGAAAAACCCCACTCCTGCTCTGtctgtggaaagagtttcagCCGTCCAGATCAGTTAAAGGACCACTCTCTGCAACATGCAGGGAAACCCCACCACTGTTCTGTGTGTGAGCTAAGCTTTGCCTTGTCTAAACAACTCCTGAAGCATGAGAAGACTCACACAGGAAAGAGACCTTATAGTTGCTCtgtgtgtgggaagagtttcagcGAGAAGGCGTATCTTGAAGACCACCGGTCAGTGCAYACTGGGGAGAAACGACATCCTTGCCCTGATTGTGACAAGAAGTTTGGATGTGCTTCATCCCTGCGTAAACACGGACTGTTACACATAGAAGGGAAATCCCACTCCTGTTCtgtgtgtgggaagagtttttctgAAGCACGTTACTTGAAGGAGCATTTCcggacacacactggagagaaacctttctCCTGCTCTGTCTGCGAAAAGAGTTTTGCAAGATCAGCAAGCCTTAAAGTCCACCACAGATAtcatacaggagagaaaccttacagctGTGCTAAATGCGGCCAGAGCTTCATTAGTTCTCAAAAACTTCAGAGACATCAGAAAACTCATGCTGGTTTACCACCTGTTGAGTTTCAAAACCCTGTTCCaattgaaggagagagggagggagaagatgaggaagaggaagttGGTGGTCTGATTAATTCAGATGGAGAAGCGGTTGGTTGGGATCTTCATCGTCTCG ACGAGGGTTCGGAGGGGAGAGCCTCTACATCAGGAGAACCTAAAGAAACCTAG